One window of Lacerta agilis isolate rLacAgi1 chromosome 14, rLacAgi1.pri, whole genome shotgun sequence genomic DNA carries:
- the EPO gene encoding erythropoietin: MGIPGLTPLLLMLGFLAPALLTTPEPMCDQRVMNKYIQDVSKAESEIVELCRTSCNLPEPVMVLDTGVNIRSWRKMNRTRQASEVWRGQTLLSRAISQVQRHHSAMQPFLRQLEVMESCLRSIRNILRGHGAQEAPQDDVSTRTLTVQTMKKLFSVYSSFIRGKVSLYITEACAR, from the exons ATGGGGATACCTG GGCTGACTCCTCTCCTGTTAATGTTGGGATTCCTGGCACCAGCGCTCCTTACGACCCCCGAGCCCATGTGCGACCAGCGTGTCATGAACAAGTACATCCAAGATGTCAGCAAGGCTGAGAGCGAAATC GTAGAACTTTGTAGAACTTCCTGCAACCTGCCTGAACCTGTCATGGTGCTGGACACCGGAGTCAACATACGTAGCTGGAGAAAAATGAAT AGGACGAGGCAGGCGTCCGAGGTGTGGAGAGGCCAGACCCTCCTTTCGAGGGCCATCAGCCAAGTCCAAAGGCATCATTCAGCCATGCAGCCTTTTCTCCGCCAGCTGGAAGtgatggaaagctgtctgcggagcaTCAGAAACATCTTGCGTGGCCACGGAGCCCAG GAAGCCCCCCAAGATGACGTCTCGACCCGCACCCTGACCGTACAGACCATGAAAAAGCTGTTCAGCGTTTACTCGAGTTTCATCAGGGGGAAAGTCAGCCTGTACATTACAGAGGCCTGTGCCAGGTGA